Proteins encoded in a region of the Chryseobacterium piperi genome:
- a CDS encoding PLP-dependent cysteine synthase family protein, with protein MSNVYDNILGLIGNTPMVKLNTVTKDIPATVYAKLESYNPGHSTKDRIALHIIENAEKKGLLKEDSVIVETTSGNTGFSLAMVCIIKGYKCILAVSDKTKPEKIAYLKALGAVVYVCPANVPANDPRSYYEVAKRIAAETPNSVYINQYFNELNIDAHYQTTGPEIWEQTEGKITHLFACTGTGGTLSGSAKFLKEKNPDIKIIGVDADGSILKSYHETGEIHKEDVHPYQIEGMGKNLIPGALLFEKVDEFVRVNDEMSAYRTREIALKEAIMGGYTTGAVTQGLIQYAQSHEFSKDDLVVLIYPDHGSRYITKVYSDKWMAEQGFVNNCVHNYDEVFKTEFIK; from the coding sequence ATGAGTAATGTTTACGATAATATCCTTGGCCTAATAGGAAACACTCCTATGGTGAAGCTAAATACTGTAACGAAAGATATTCCTGCAACCGTTTATGCCAAGTTAGAATCATATAATCCTGGACATTCCACTAAAGATAGAATCGCACTTCATATTATAGAAAACGCTGAGAAGAAAGGTTTATTAAAAGAAGATTCTGTAATTGTAGAGACTACATCTGGGAATACCGGGTTTTCTCTTGCAATGGTTTGCATCATCAAAGGATACAAATGTATTTTAGCAGTAAGTGATAAAACTAAACCTGAAAAGATTGCCTATCTTAAAGCACTTGGTGCTGTAGTGTATGTTTGTCCGGCGAATGTTCCGGCTAACGACCCCAGGTCTTATTATGAAGTAGCAAAGAGAATTGCTGCAGAAACACCTAATTCGGTATACATCAATCAGTATTTTAACGAATTGAATATTGATGCCCATTACCAAACTACGGGACCTGAAATCTGGGAACAGACGGAAGGTAAGATTACCCACCTTTTTGCGTGCACCGGTACTGGTGGAACGTTATCAGGTTCAGCAAAATTTTTAAAAGAAAAAAATCCGGATATCAAGATTATCGGAGTAGATGCTGATGGCTCTATTTTGAAAAGCTATCATGAAACCGGAGAAATTCATAAAGAAGATGTTCATCCTTATCAGATTGAAGGAATGGGAAAAAACCTGATTCCAGGTGCTTTGCTTTTTGAAAAAGTAGATGAGTTTGTAAGGGTGAATGATGAAATGTCAGCATACAGAACGCGTGAAATTGCATTAAAAGAAGCCATCATGGGTGGATATACGACAGGTGCCGTAACACAGGGCCTTATACAATATGCTCAGTCTCATGAATTTTCAAAAGACGATCTGGTTGTACTCATCTATCCGGATCACGGATCAAGATATATAACCAAAGTATATAGCGACAAATGGATGGCTGAACAAGGCTTCGTCAATAATTGTGTACACAACTACGATGAAGTGTTTAAAACAGAATTCATCAAATAA
- a CDS encoding glycosyltransferase family 117 protein yields the protein MKNWTFRQWNTVLGWIIFVIAFFTYLSTIEPNFSFWDCGEYISSAVKLEVTHAPGAALFQIVGAVAAIFALGKGENYSIVINAMSALFSAFTILFLFWTITHFVRRLLNKDFEEVTKHQEISILFAGVIGALCFTFSDTFWFSAVEGEVYSMASMFIALLVWLITKWENEYTAADNERWIILIFFIVGLSVGVHMMCMLSIPAICLVYYARNYKFTWKSFIWANLITLGILIIVFKIIFPLIMTMFGKLEIFFVNGLGLPFHSGTIVAFLLMVAICYFIIKYARRSKKNVYQTVALSVVYMMIGFSCWMVIPIRANANPPMNLNDPDTAIGMLDYYNREQYGDWPTIYGQNYTAFLDANGIEKNEDGSFKTKKTGEIFEKDEKTGTYRKTGDRFNYVFSKSQISLMPRMFNEDKAVMANYISMYGAPDFTFNYGNEDVADNPQAKEIFDDLRKKYEDKSITASDYLKVKPYNLINVQKPSLAQNMDYFITFQNGYYFVRYLMWNFVGRQNDLEGNMESTKGNWISGFSFIDNALWGNQDKMPAKFKNESTVAFFFLPLILGLIGFFFQLNRDFGRFYAILSLFVITSVGIIFYTGVKPFEPRERDYAMVGSFYAFAIWIGLGAGAILWFIQSKVKSNAANIVAGVILLGVPFMMGFQNYNVHDRSNRYTAYDYSYSVLKSLPKEGILFVYGDNDTYPVWAIQETERFRDDVKVINFTLLSTPWNIDQVKRKTYNANPIPSQLTHEDYRDGSNDQVYLMKKEDWKNIFDNLQQQGAPATEFQSFRKYLTQDSITLKEAVNFIKMKSPEKDEILKMIFGEARYEKYNFLPVSKFILPVNKDNALRAGIINQADLPNAVNQIMIDYKANTLYKSNLMMFDILANFDWKRPINFSSGGIYDSENIFYLDEYLQFDGFSYRLIPIHTPPNNDGDMGRVDANSLYNVVKNFRWGNFKDLNTHFDETATSNIISYRSSASRAAAALSLSGQKAKAVELLDLAAKEIPVEKYNDPRSLSSIVYGYIVAGQEQKGLKLAEILKKGIFDEYDYYLSLAPGEQRYLRRAMGAKPMEYSLVVSAVTTAYTAIGQKDKAYDYLVKSIEPIDKKFNVFVKDLQQMGKEKAMSESENVQKITPFYQYLFDIMAPFDSTYSKEKENQITTAIMKATQ from the coding sequence ATGAAAAACTGGACTTTTAGGCAATGGAACACCGTTTTAGGGTGGATTATTTTCGTCATTGCATTTTTCACGTACTTGTCAACCATAGAACCCAACTTTAGTTTTTGGGATTGTGGAGAGTACATTTCTTCTGCTGTAAAATTAGAGGTAACACATGCCCCGGGAGCTGCTTTATTCCAGATTGTGGGTGCTGTTGCGGCTATTTTTGCATTGGGGAAAGGAGAAAATTATTCTATCGTAATCAATGCGATGTCTGCGCTATTCAGCGCCTTTACTATTTTATTTTTGTTCTGGACCATTACTCACTTTGTAAGAAGGTTACTGAACAAAGATTTTGAAGAAGTAACGAAACATCAGGAAATATCCATTCTTTTTGCCGGTGTAATCGGAGCTTTATGTTTTACATTTTCTGATACTTTCTGGTTTTCGGCTGTAGAAGGAGAGGTATATTCCATGGCTTCTATGTTTATCGCTCTTTTGGTATGGTTGATTACAAAATGGGAAAATGAATATACGGCTGCGGATAATGAAAGATGGATCATTCTTATTTTCTTTATTGTAGGACTTTCAGTAGGGGTGCACATGATGTGTATGTTGTCTATTCCAGCAATCTGTCTAGTATATTATGCAAGAAATTATAAGTTTACCTGGAAAAGCTTTATCTGGGCTAACTTAATTACATTGGGAATTTTAATTATCGTATTTAAGATTATTTTCCCATTAATCATGACCATGTTTGGAAAACTTGAAATATTCTTTGTGAATGGTTTAGGGCTTCCTTTCCATTCAGGAACTATTGTCGCTTTCCTTCTTATGGTTGCGATCTGCTACTTCATTATTAAATATGCGAGAAGAAGTAAGAAAAATGTTTATCAGACCGTTGCTTTATCTGTTGTTTATATGATGATTGGTTTTTCATGCTGGATGGTAATTCCAATCAGAGCGAATGCTAATCCACCGATGAACCTTAATGATCCGGATACGGCTATTGGAATGCTGGATTATTATAATAGAGAGCAGTATGGAGACTGGCCAACGATCTACGGGCAAAACTATACGGCTTTTCTTGATGCTAACGGAATTGAAAAAAATGAAGACGGAAGTTTTAAAACAAAGAAAACCGGAGAAATTTTCGAGAAAGATGAGAAAACCGGTACTTACCGAAAGACCGGAGATCGTTTCAATTATGTTTTCAGCAAGTCTCAGATCAGCTTAATGCCGAGAATGTTTAATGAGGATAAGGCGGTGATGGCCAACTACATTTCGATGTATGGAGCACCTGATTTTACCTTTAACTATGGAAATGAAGATGTAGCTGATAATCCTCAGGCGAAGGAAATTTTTGATGACCTTAGAAAGAAATACGAAGATAAGTCCATTACTGCTTCTGATTATCTGAAAGTAAAACCATACAATCTTATTAATGTTCAAAAGCCTTCTCTGGCTCAGAATATGGATTATTTTATTACATTCCAGAACGGATATTATTTTGTACGATACCTGATGTGGAATTTTGTTGGAAGACAAAATGACTTGGAAGGAAATATGGAAAGCACAAAAGGAAACTGGATTTCCGGATTCTCTTTCATTGATAATGCGTTGTGGGGAAACCAGGATAAAATGCCGGCTAAATTTAAAAACGAAAGTACGGTAGCCTTTTTCTTCTTACCCTTAATTTTAGGATTAATTGGATTCTTCTTCCAGCTGAACAGAGACTTTGGAAGATTCTATGCGATATTATCATTATTTGTTATAACCAGTGTAGGGATTATTTTCTACACAGGGGTAAAACCTTTCGAACCGAGAGAAAGAGATTATGCAATGGTGGGCTCATTCTATGCTTTTGCCATATGGATTGGTTTAGGAGCGGGTGCTATTTTATGGTTCATTCAGTCTAAAGTAAAATCTAATGCAGCTAATATTGTTGCCGGAGTAATATTATTAGGAGTTCCTTTCATGATGGGATTCCAGAATTATAACGTACACGACAGAAGTAACCGATATACGGCTTATGATTATTCATACTCAGTATTAAAATCATTACCAAAAGAGGGAATCTTATTTGTATATGGAGATAATGATACATATCCGGTTTGGGCTATTCAGGAAACTGAAAGATTCCGTGATGATGTTAAAGTAATCAACTTTACACTTTTATCTACTCCATGGAATATCGATCAGGTAAAAAGAAAAACCTATAATGCGAATCCAATTCCGAGTCAGTTGACACATGAAGACTACAGGGATGGATCTAATGATCAGGTTTATTTAATGAAGAAAGAAGATTGGAAAAATATTTTTGATAATCTTCAGCAGCAAGGAGCTCCTGCCACGGAATTCCAATCTTTCAGAAAATATCTTACACAGGATTCCATTACCTTAAAAGAAGCGGTGAATTTCATTAAAATGAAATCTCCGGAGAAAGATGAGATTTTAAAAATGATCTTTGGTGAAGCTCGTTATGAAAAGTACAACTTCCTTCCGGTAAGTAAATTTATCTTACCTGTGAATAAAGACAATGCATTAAGAGCAGGAATCATTAATCAGGCTGACTTGCCTAATGCAGTCAATCAGATCATGATCGATTATAAAGCCAATACATTATATAAAAGCAACCTGATGATGTTTGATATTCTGGCTAATTTTGACTGGAAAAGACCGATCAACTTCTCTTCAGGAGGTATTTATGACAGTGAAAATATTTTCTATCTGGACGAGTATCTTCAGTTTGACGGTTTCAGCTACAGGTTGATTCCTATCCACACGCCACCAAACAATGATGGTGATATGGGAAGGGTAGATGCCAACTCATTATATAATGTGGTGAAAAACTTCAGATGGGGGAATTTTAAAGATTTAAATACCCATTTCGATGAAACAGCTACATCTAATATTATCAGTTACAGAAGCTCGGCAAGCAGAGCGGCGGCAGCACTTTCTCTGAGCGGACAGAAAGCTAAAGCAGTTGAATTATTGGATTTGGCAGCAAAAGAAATTCCAGTAGAAAAATACAATGATCCACGTTCATTAAGCTCTATTGTTTACGGATATATCGTAGCGGGTCAGGAGCAAAAAGGATTAAAGCTGGCAGAAATTCTTAAGAAAGGAATTTTTGATGAATATGATTATTATCTAAGTCTTGCTCCTGGTGAGCAGAGGTATCTGAGAAGAGCAATGGGAGCAAAACCTATGGAATATTCTCTTGTGGTATCTGCTGTAACAACTGCTTACACTGCAATTGGCCAAAAAGATAAGGCCTATGATTATTTAGTGAAGTCCATAGAACCTATTGATAAAAAATTCAATGTATTTGTCAAAGACCTTCAGCAGATGGGCAAAGAAAAAGCGATGAGCGAATCTGAAAATGTACAGAAGATTACACCATTCTACCAATATCTATTTGATATTATGGCGCCTTTTGATTCCACTTATTCTAAGGAAAAAGAAAATCAGATTACCACAGCTATTATGAAAGCAACACAATAG
- a CDS encoding glycosyltransferase family 117 protein: MKNWTFRQWNTVLGWIIFVIAFITYLSTIEHYLSFWDCGEYISSAVKLEVTHAPGAALFQIVGAVAAIFALGKADNYAIVINAMSALFSAFTVLFLFWTITHFVRRLLNKDFEEVTKHQEISILFAGVIGALCFTFSDTFWFSAVEGEVYSMASMFIALLVWLITKWENEYKAADNERWIILIFFIVGLSVGVHMMCMLSIPAICLVYYARNYKFTWKSFIWANLITLGILIIVFKIIFPLIMTIFGKLEILFVNGLGLPFHSGTIVAFLLMVAICYFIIKYARRSKKNVYQTIALSVVYMMIGFSCWMVIPIRANANPPMNLNDPDTAIGMLDYYNRAQYGDWPTIYGQNYTAFLDAKGIEKNEDGSFKTEKTGDIYEKDEKTGTYRKTGDRFNYVFSKSQISLMPRMFNEDKAVMANYISMYGAPDFTFNYGNEDVADNPQAKEIFDDLRKKYEDKSITASDYLKVKPYNLINVQKPSLAQNMDYFITFQNGYYFVRYLMWNFVGRQNDLEGHMESTNGNWISGFSFIDNALWGNQDKMPAKFKNESTVAFFFLPLILGLIGFFFQLNRDFGRFYALLSLFILTGAGIVFYTGVKPFEVRERDYAMVGSFYAFAIWIGLGAGAILWFIQSKVKSNAANIVAGVILLGVPFMMGFQNYNTHDRSRKSAAHDYAYSFLKSLPKEDIMFLYGDNDTFPVWAIQETERLRDDVKTVNFTLLSTPWYCDQVKRKTYNASPIPGELTREDYKDGVNDQIYIMKKEDWQNIFSNLQQQGAPVTELQSFKKYLTQDSITLKEAISFIKLKSPEKDEILKMIFGEARYEKYNFLPVSKFILPVNKENALKAGIINPSDLPNTVDQIMIDYKANTLFKGNLMMFDIFANFDWKRPINFSSGGVYDSENIFYLDDYLQFDGFSYRLIPIHTPPRSDGDMGRVDANSLYNVVKNFKWGNFKDLTNHYDETATSNIIGYRSTVSRAVGALSSTGQKAKAVELLDLAAKEIPVEKYNDPRSLSSIVYGYIVAGQEQKGLKLAEILKKGIFDEYDYYLSLAPGEQRYLRRAMGAKPMEYSLVVSAVTTAYTAIGQKDKAYGYLVKSIEPIDKKFNVFVKDLQQMGKEKAMSESENVQKITPFYQYLFDIMAPFDSTYSKEKENQITTAIMKATQ; this comes from the coding sequence ATGAAGAACTGGACTTTTAGGCAATGGAATACCGTTTTAGGATGGATTATTTTCGTCATTGCATTTATTACTTATTTATCAACAATAGAGCATTATTTGAGTTTTTGGGATTGTGGAGAGTACATCTCTTCTGCTGTAAAATTAGAGGTAACACACGCCCCGGGAGCTGCTTTATTCCAGATCGTGGGTGCTGTTGCGGCTATTTTTGCATTAGGAAAAGCAGATAATTATGCAATTGTCATCAATGCGATGTCTGCGCTATTCAGCGCATTTACTGTTTTATTTTTGTTCTGGACCATTACTCACTTTGTAAGAAGGTTACTGAACAAAGACTTTGAAGAAGTAACGAAACATCAGGAAATATCCATTCTTTTTGCCGGTGTAATCGGAGCTTTATGTTTTACATTTTCTGATACATTTTGGTTTTCAGCTGTAGAAGGAGAGGTATATTCCATGGCTTCTATGTTTATCGCCCTTTTGGTGTGGCTGATTACAAAATGGGAAAATGAGTATAAAGCTGCGGATAATGAAAGATGGATCATCCTTATTTTCTTTATTGTAGGACTTTCAGTAGGGGTGCATATGATGTGTATGTTGTCTATTCCAGCAATCTGTCTAGTATATTATGCAAGAAATTATAAGTTTACCTGGAAAAGCTTTATCTGGGCTAACTTAATTACATTGGGAATTTTAATTATTGTATTTAAAATTATTTTCCCATTGATTATGACGATATTTGGAAAACTGGAGATACTATTTGTAAATGGTTTAGGACTTCCTTTCCATTCAGGAACTATTGTCGCTTTTCTTCTTATGGTTGCGATCTGCTACTTCATCATTAAATATGCGAGAAGAAGCAAGAAAAATGTTTATCAGACCATTGCTTTATCTGTTGTTTATATGATGATTGGTTTTTCATGCTGGATGGTAATTCCAATCAGAGCGAATGCTAATCCACCGATGAACCTTAATGATCCGGATACGGCTATCGGAATGCTGGATTATTATAACAGGGCACAATATGGAGACTGGCCAACGATCTACGGGCAAAACTATACGGCTTTCCTTGATGCTAAAGGAATTGAAAAAAATGAAGACGGAAGTTTTAAAACGGAAAAGACAGGTGATATCTATGAAAAGGATGAAAAAACCGGTACTTACCGAAAGACCGGAGATCGTTTCAATTATGTCTTCAGCAAGTCTCAGATCAGCTTAATGCCGAGAATGTTTAATGAGGATAAGGCGGTGATGGCCAACTATATTTCGATGTATGGAGCACCTGACTTTACCTTTAACTATGGAAATGAAGATGTAGCTGATAACCCTCAGGCTAAGGAAATTTTTGATGACCTTAGAAAGAAATATGAAGATAAATCCATTACTGCTTCTGACTATCTGAAAGTAAAACCATACAATCTTATTAATGTTCAAAAGCCTTCTCTGGCTCAGAATATGGATTATTTCATTACATTCCAGAACGGATATTATTTTGTACGATACCTGATGTGGAATTTTGTTGGAAGACAAAATGATTTGGAAGGACACATGGAAAGTACTAATGGGAATTGGATTTCCGGATTCTCTTTCATCGATAATGCGTTGTGGGGAAACCAGGATAAAATGCCGGCTAAATTTAAAAATGAAAGTACGGTGGCTTTTTTCTTCTTACCATTGATCTTAGGATTAATTGGATTCTTCTTCCAGCTGAACAGAGACTTTGGAAGGTTTTATGCTTTGTTGTCTTTATTTATTCTAACAGGTGCGGGAATTGTTTTCTATACAGGAGTAAAGCCGTTTGAAGTAAGAGAAAGAGATTATGCAATGGTAGGGTCTTTCTATGCTTTTGCCATATGGATTGGTTTAGGAGCGGGTGCTATTTTATGGTTCATTCAGTCTAAAGTAAAATCTAATGCAGCTAATATTGTTGCCGGAGTAATATTATTAGGAGTTCCGTTCATGATGGGATTCCAGAATTATAATACTCATGATCGTAGTCGTAAATCGGCTGCTCACGACTATGCCTATTCATTTTTAAAGTCTTTACCAAAAGAAGATATTATGTTTCTGTACGGAGATAATGATACATTCCCGGTTTGGGCTATTCAGGAAACTGAGAGATTACGGGATGATGTAAAAACGGTTAATTTTACATTGCTTTCCACTCCTTGGTATTGTGATCAGGTAAAAAGGAAGACCTATAATGCTAGCCCTATTCCAGGAGAACTTACGCGTGAAGATTATAAAGATGGTGTAAACGATCAGATTTATATTATGAAAAAAGAGGACTGGCAGAATATATTCAGTAATCTTCAGCAGCAAGGAGCTCCTGTCACGGAACTTCAATCCTTCAAAAAGTATCTAACTCAAGATTCCATTACTTTAAAAGAGGCCATAAGTTTTATCAAACTGAAATCTCCGGAGAAAGATGAGATTTTAAAAATGATCTTTGGTGAAGCTCGTTATGAAAAGTACAACTTCCTTCCGGTAAGTAAATTTATCTTACCTGTGAACAAAGAAAACGCTTTGAAAGCAGGAATTATCAACCCAAGTGATTTGCCGAATACCGTTGATCAGATCATGATTGATTATAAAGCTAATACACTTTTTAAAGGTAACTTAATGATGTTCGATATTTTTGCCAATTTTGACTGGAAGAGACCAATCAATTTCTCTTCGGGAGGAGTTTATGATAGTGAAAATATTTTCTATCTGGATGATTATCTTCAGTTTGATGGTTTCAGCTACAGATTGATTCCTATCCATACGCCACCGAGAAGCGATGGTGATATGGGAAGAGTAGATGCTAATTCATTATATAATGTCGTGAAAAATTTCAAATGGGGTAATTTTAAAGACCTGACCAACCATTACGATGAAACTGCAACATCCAATATTATAGGTTATAGATCAACAGTTAGCAGAGCTGTAGGAGCATTATCATCTACCGGACAGAAAGCTAAAGCAGTTGAATTATTGGATTTGGCGGCAAAAGAAATTCCGGTAGAAAAATATAATGATCCACGTTCATTAAGCTCTATTGTTTACGGATATATCGTAGCGGGTCAGGAGCAAAAAGGATTGAAGCTGGCAGAAATTCTTAAGAAAGGAATTTTTGATGAATATGATTATTATCTAAGTCTTGCTCCTGGTGAGCAGAGGTATCTGAGAAGGGCAATGGGAGCAAAACCTATGGAATATTCTCTTGTGGTATCTGCTGTAACAACTGCTTACACTGCAATTGGACAAAAAGATAAGGCCTATGGCTATTTAGTAAAGTCCATAGAACCTATTGATAAAAAATTCAATGTATTTGTTAAAGATCTTCAACAGATGGGCAAAGAGAAAGCGATGAGCGAATCTGAAAATGTACAGAAGATCACGCCATTCTACCAATATCTATTTGATATTATGGCACCTTTTGATTCCACTTATTCTAAGGAAAAGGAAAATCAGATTACCACAGCTATTATGAAAGCAACACAATAG
- a CDS encoding LTA synthase family protein, with protein MSERTNKLPIYAVICTVVFKLIFLLTHHIQEDAFITWRVAQNLMDYGVIGFNGDTKISASTTHLYVFVSYLFNLIFGKEYFIEPILIFNSILFTIGSLFLSHLLLKNPWHKAIFIFLFGILPPSIKISILGMEYGLLFFLEMALLYYGFKKEKKWALILLPVFILFTRIDTVIFLGIVFLVDTFYNKKIRWSYILGGILGISVALSFNWLYFGEWVNNTIVAKKLLYDKNFTLNQDIEYFRLNYGNFWGMLKVPGDFNPLTILILIFELVCFIFLIRQKEKRNYFLWMLFLFGWAKQFIFLSQKSLFDWYYWVPQILLFVPVIIFVLEQKQKRRLWLSLLIIFYILPMLIFQTVHSIATGNGEWNYRRSIGIFLNFYEKDKNQWILLEPAGYIPYFSGLKTIDEVGLVDKQIQNEIKKDKPHYWINTVKNRKPKYLLSYNNLFNGPDAEYYKEHYRLLEECRINNYLKSDNKILEKIYRLKPSGTDYNLYVRVK; from the coding sequence ATGTCTGAAAGAACAAATAAACTCCCAATTTATGCTGTCATTTGTACAGTAGTTTTTAAACTCATTTTTTTACTGACGCACCATATTCAGGAAGATGCGTTCATTACCTGGAGGGTAGCTCAGAACCTAATGGACTATGGAGTTATAGGATTTAACGGAGATACTAAGATTTCAGCGTCTACGACGCATTTGTATGTTTTTGTCTCTTATCTTTTCAATCTTATCTTTGGAAAAGAATATTTTATTGAGCCTATTCTTATTTTTAATTCTATTCTTTTCACGATAGGAAGTTTGTTCTTATCGCACCTGCTTCTTAAAAATCCATGGCATAAAGCCATCTTTATATTTTTGTTCGGAATTTTACCGCCTTCTATAAAGATTTCTATTTTAGGAATGGAGTATGGACTTCTTTTTTTCCTGGAAATGGCATTGCTATATTATGGCTTTAAAAAAGAAAAAAAGTGGGCGCTGATCCTGCTTCCTGTATTTATTTTATTTACGAGAATTGACACGGTTATTTTCTTAGGGATTGTATTTCTGGTAGATACTTTTTACAATAAAAAAATAAGATGGAGTTATATTCTGGGTGGAATCTTAGGGATTTCCGTCGCTCTTTCTTTCAATTGGCTGTATTTTGGAGAATGGGTTAACAATACCATTGTCGCAAAAAAACTTCTCTATGATAAAAATTTCACCTTAAATCAGGATATAGAATATTTCAGACTTAATTACGGAAACTTTTGGGGAATGCTAAAAGTGCCGGGTGATTTTAATCCGCTCACCATACTTATTCTGATTTTTGAATTGGTATGCTTTATATTTCTTATCCGGCAGAAGGAAAAGAGAAATTACTTTTTATGGATGCTTTTTCTTTTCGGTTGGGCCAAACAGTTCATTTTCCTTTCTCAGAAAAGTCTTTTTGATTGGTATTATTGGGTGCCGCAGATTCTCCTTTTTGTTCCGGTGATCATATTTGTATTGGAACAGAAACAGAAAAGAAGACTATGGTTATCTTTATTAATCATTTTCTATATCCTGCCGATGCTGATTTTCCAGACGGTTCATTCTATTGCTACAGGAAATGGAGAATGGAACTACAGGAGGTCAATAGGAATATTTTTGAACTTCTATGAAAAAGATAAGAACCAATGGATTCTATTGGAACCTGCAGGGTATATTCCTTATTTCTCCGGATTGAAAACGATTGATGAAGTCGGATTGGTAGATAAGCAGATTCAGAATGAAATTAAAAAAGATAAGCCACATTACTGGATCAATACGGTAAAAAACAGAAAACCTAAATATTTACTTTCTTATAATAACTTATTCAATGGTCCCGATGCAGAATATTATAAAGAACATTACAGATTATTGGAGGAATGCAGAATAAATAATTATCTGAAAAGTGATAATAAGATTCTGGAGAAGATTTATAGACTGAAGCCATCAGGAACTGATTATAATTTATATGTGAGGGTGAAATGA
- a CDS encoding DUF1697 domain-containing protein, producing MKYCAFLRGVNVKGTNMKMVDVCQVFKEVGMEDVNSILASGNIVFSSDKHAADLKVILEKAMSDYFSYEAFLFIKSQEEIEHFWSGNPFEKNEDLHIYTFVGNKEIEGILMKEFDMASKTENERAQIVNGVFYWQVPKGNTLDSSFGKILGKKSMKDQFTSRNINTFEKILKKMSS from the coding sequence ATGAAATACTGTGCTTTTCTCAGAGGAGTCAATGTAAAAGGGACCAATATGAAAATGGTTGATGTCTGCCAGGTTTTTAAAGAAGTAGGAATGGAAGACGTAAATTCCATTCTGGCATCCGGAAATATTGTATTTTCTTCTGATAAACATGCAGCAGACCTCAAGGTAATTCTTGAAAAAGCAATGTCTGATTATTTTTCTTATGAGGCTTTTTTGTTCATTAAATCTCAGGAAGAAATTGAGCATTTCTGGAGCGGAAATCCTTTTGAGAAAAATGAGGATCTTCATATTTATACTTTTGTCGGAAATAAAGAGATAGAAGGTATTCTTATGAAAGAATTTGATATGGCTTCTAAAACTGAAAATGAGAGAGCTCAAATTGTTAATGGGGTATTTTATTGGCAGGTTCCTAAAGGAAATACGCTGGATTCAAGCTTTGGAAAAATATTGGGTAAGAAAAGTATGAAAGATCAGTTTACGAGTAGAAACATCAATACTTTTGAAAAAATATTGAAAAAAATGAGTTCATGA
- the kdsA gene encoding 3-deoxy-8-phosphooctulonate synthase, which translates to MIQYLDNIQHKDSKNFFLIAGPCIIEGEDMALRIAEKIIEITNKYNIPYIFKGSFKKANRSRVDSFTTIGEEKSLEILKKVGETFNIPTTTDIHENEHAALAAQYVDVLQIPAFLVRQTDLLVAAAETGKCVTLKKGQFLSPESMKFAVQKITDSNNQKVAIIERGNSFGYTDLIVDYRGIPTMRTYAPVILDVTHSLQQPNQNSGVTGGRPELIETIAKAGIAVGADGLFIETHPTPETALSDGANMLRLDLLEDLLQKLTRVREAIL; encoded by the coding sequence ATGATTCAGTATTTAGATAATATCCAACACAAAGATTCAAAAAACTTCTTTCTTATTGCCGGTCCATGTATTATTGAAGGTGAAGATATGGCTTTGAGAATTGCTGAAAAAATTATAGAGATTACTAATAAATATAATATTCCCTATATTTTTAAAGGAAGCTTTAAAAAAGCGAACAGAAGTAGAGTAGATTCATTTACTACCATTGGGGAAGAGAAATCTTTGGAAATCCTGAAAAAAGTTGGAGAAACCTTTAATATTCCGACTACAACAGATATTCATGAAAACGAACATGCAGCTTTAGCAGCTCAGTATGTGGATGTTTTACAAATCCCTGCATTTTTAGTGCGTCAGACTGATTTATTGGTTGCTGCTGCTGAAACAGGAAAATGTGTGACGCTTAAAAAAGGACAGTTTCTTTCTCCGGAATCGATGAAGTTTGCGGTTCAGAAAATTACAGATTCTAACAATCAAAAAGTAGCGATCATTGAAAGAGGAAATTCTTTCGGATATACAGACCTGATTGTAGACTACAGAGGTATACCGACAATGAGAACGTATGCTCCGGTAATTCTGGATGTTACGCATTCTTTACAACAACCTAACCAAAACTCTGGTGTTACAGGAGGAAGACCAGAGTTAATTGAAACCATTGCTAAAGCAGGAATTGCTGTTGGAGCGGACGGACTCTTTATAGAAACACATCCTACACCAGAAACAGCATTGTCTGATGGAGCTAATATGTTAAGATTAGATTTATTAGAAGATTTGTTACAAAAATTAACGAGAGTTAGAGAAGCCATTCTATAA